One region of Magnetococcales bacterium genomic DNA includes:
- a CDS encoding Rrf2 family transcriptional regulator: MKLTTKGRYAVSAMLDLACHTTDGPASLADIAKRQEISLSYLEQLFAKLRRGGLVRSVRGPGGGYLLAGSADTISVADIIRAVDESIRTTTCDTSTEGGQGCVRSSRCIAHHLWVELGDRIHQYLESVHLEGLAEAYRTGRGLHNHGTVGLPG; the protein is encoded by the coding sequence ATGAAATTGACCACCAAGGGACGTTATGCGGTTTCGGCCATGCTTGACCTGGCCTGTCATACAACGGATGGCCCGGCGTCACTCGCCGATATCGCCAAACGCCAGGAAATTTCGCTTTCCTATCTGGAACAGCTTTTTGCCAAGCTGCGGCGGGGCGGGCTGGTACGCAGTGTGCGCGGTCCCGGTGGCGGCTATCTTCTGGCGGGGTCGGCGGATACAATCAGCGTGGCAGACATCATCCGAGCCGTGGACGAATCCATCCGCACCACCACCTGCGATACATCAACCGAGGGTGGCCAGGGTTGCGTGCGCTCCAGCCGTTGTATCGCCCACCATCTGTGGGTCGAACTGGGCGACAGGATTCACCAGTATCTGGAATCCGTCCATCTGGAGGGTCTGGCCGAAGCCTACCGAACAGGCCGTGGCCTCCACAATCATGGAACCGTAGGACTGCCGGGATGA
- a CDS encoding cysteine desulfurase: MIYLDHNASSPVRPAVREAMLPWLGEQGGSPSSIHASGRLARQAVESARRTLAEFLKVHATQVVFTSGGTEANNSVLSGLAAGKNYQGDIIVSAIEHPSILEPCQSLARRGMNIMIAPVDARGVVDAEWILSALKPETCLVSVMLANNETGVIQPIETIGQGCRARGIPLHVDAIQAVGKIPVDLSRLSVDFLSVSAHKLGGPKGVGALIVDKRFLLEPLLQGGGQEWGRRSGTENVPGIVGFGAAVAASGSSLDEESNRLVQLRTLLEESVLAEIPDCVIFGRHMPRLPNTTLLGLAGMEGETLVMNMDLAGFAVSSGSACASGKVAFSHVLRAMGVAESLGRGALRVTLGWNNKAEDVERFSANFIRVVKRLQNMSGTLTTAGG, encoded by the coding sequence ATGATCTACCTGGACCACAACGCCTCGTCGCCGGTGCGACCGGCTGTCCGGGAAGCCATGCTCCCCTGGCTGGGAGAACAGGGTGGGTCCCCCTCCTCCATCCATGCCTCCGGTCGCCTGGCCCGGCAGGCCGTGGAATCAGCCAGACGTACCCTGGCTGAATTTTTGAAGGTTCATGCCACGCAGGTGGTGTTCACCAGCGGGGGCACCGAAGCCAATAATTCCGTGTTGTCCGGTTTGGCCGCCGGGAAAAATTATCAGGGTGACATCATTGTTTCTGCAATTGAACACCCTTCAATCCTCGAACCCTGCCAAAGCCTGGCCCGGCGGGGCATGAACATCATGATTGCACCGGTCGATGCCCGGGGAGTGGTGGATGCAGAATGGATTCTGTCGGCATTGAAACCGGAGACCTGCCTGGTGTCGGTCATGTTGGCCAACAATGAAACCGGGGTGATCCAACCCATTGAAACCATCGGTCAAGGATGTCGTGCCCGGGGGATTCCCCTGCACGTCGATGCCATCCAGGCAGTCGGCAAGATTCCTGTGGATCTCAGCCGTCTGTCAGTGGATTTTTTGTCCGTATCGGCGCATAAACTCGGAGGCCCCAAAGGAGTCGGTGCCCTGATTGTCGATAAACGGTTTCTGTTGGAACCCCTGCTCCAGGGGGGAGGACAGGAGTGGGGGCGACGATCCGGAACGGAAAACGTGCCGGGTATCGTCGGCTTCGGGGCAGCGGTTGCGGCGTCAGGCTCCTCTTTGGACGAAGAGTCCAACCGGTTGGTTCAATTGCGGACCTTGTTGGAAGAGAGCGTGCTTGCCGAAATTCCGGATTGTGTCATCTTTGGCCGGCACATGCCCCGGTTGCCGAATACCACGCTCCTGGGTCTGGCCGGCATGGAGGGTGAAACACTGGTCATGAACATGGATCTGGCCGGTTTTGCGGTCAGCAGCGGTTCGGCCTGTGCGTCGGGCAAGGTGGCGTTTTCCCACGTCCTGCGGGCCATGGGAGTCGCTGAAAGTCTGGGACGTGGTGCCCTGCGCGTCACCCTCGGCTGGAACAACAAGGCAGAAGATGTGGAACGCTTCAGTGCAAATTTTATCCGGGTGGTCAAGCGTCTGCAAAACATGTCCGGAACCTTGACCACGGCAGGTGGCTGA
- the cysE gene encoding serine O-acetyltransferase, producing the protein MFARIRNDIRVVFARDPAARNFLEVLLCYPGVHALLVYRLAHWLWYHRAKLPARLLSHLGRMLTGIEIHPGARIGEGFFIDHGMGVVIGETTEIGANVTIYHGVTLGGTSWQKGKRHPTLEDNVIVGAGAKILGPVTIGMNARVGSNAVVVNNVPKDTTVVGIPGRVIIGNRKGKSDNMFPAYGHLESMPDPVVRAITCVLEHMHQLDDRIELLEERGKIMPIQMDDQDITLEIKENKSSTDRPGKRSGTDCLQGGTKSTQDINGDMQEGCRP; encoded by the coding sequence ATGTTTGCACGAATTCGCAATGATATCCGGGTGGTTTTTGCGCGTGATCCGGCAGCCCGCAATTTTTTGGAGGTTTTGCTCTGTTATCCAGGGGTTCACGCCCTGCTGGTCTACCGACTGGCACACTGGCTCTGGTACCATCGTGCAAAATTGCCGGCACGCCTGCTCTCCCACCTGGGACGCATGTTGACCGGGATCGAAATTCATCCGGGGGCACGCATCGGCGAGGGATTTTTCATCGACCACGGCATGGGTGTGGTGATTGGCGAAACCACGGAAATCGGAGCCAATGTCACCATCTATCACGGTGTCACTCTGGGTGGAACCTCCTGGCAGAAAGGCAAACGTCATCCGACCCTGGAAGACAATGTGATCGTCGGTGCCGGAGCCAAAATACTCGGACCGGTCACCATCGGCATGAATGCCCGGGTCGGATCCAATGCCGTGGTGGTCAATAATGTTCCCAAAGATACCACGGTGGTTGGAATTCCGGGCCGGGTGATCATCGGTAACCGGAAAGGCAAGTCCGATAACATGTTTCCTGCCTACGGCCACCTGGAAAGCATGCCCGATCCCGTGGTCAGGGCCATCACCTGCGTCCTGGAACACATGCATCAACTGGATGACCGGATCGAACTGCTTGAAGAGAGGGGGAAAATCATGCCAATCCAGATGGATGACCAGGACATTACCCTGGAAATCAAAGAGAATAAATCATCAACCGACAGGCCGGGCAAAAGATCAGGCACGGATTGCCTCCAGGGTGGCACCAAATCGACTCAGGATATAAATGGGGACATGCAAGAGGGGTGCAGACCATGA
- the iscS gene encoding IscS subfamily cysteine desulfurase, which produces MKLPIYLDYQATTPVDPRVLEAMLPWFTEKFGNPASRSHPYGWEAEKAVEAARGDVAALIGADAREIVFTSGATESDNLAITGVARFNREKGNHIITLVTEHKAVLDTCRHLEADEGFRVTYLPVERNGLVNLQTLADAITKETILVSIMAVNNEVGVIQPLEKIGALCRSRKVYFHCDAAQGVGKIPLDVEKMQIDLLSVSGHKIYGPKGIGALYVRRRPRVRLKAIIHGGGHERGMRSGTLSTPLIVGLGAACAISRQEMPQEITRLQELQKRLYQGITSRLTHVEINGDLEQRVPGNLNISFGYVEGESMMMAIKDVAVSSGSACTSASLEPSYVLRAMGVGEEMAHTSIRFGLGRQTTAEEVDFVIDKVVTAVEKLRSMSPLWDMVQEGIDPGTVQWSGH; this is translated from the coding sequence ATGAAACTACCCATTTATTTGGATTATCAAGCCACCACACCCGTCGATCCCCGGGTTTTGGAGGCCATGTTGCCCTGGTTTACGGAAAAGTTCGGCAATCCGGCGTCGCGGTCGCATCCCTATGGCTGGGAAGCCGAAAAGGCCGTCGAAGCCGCCCGGGGAGATGTGGCGGCACTGATCGGTGCCGATGCCCGAGAAATCGTGTTCACCTCTGGAGCCACCGAGTCGGACAATCTGGCCATCACCGGGGTGGCCCGTTTCAATCGGGAAAAAGGAAATCATATCATCACGTTGGTAACCGAACACAAGGCGGTCCTGGACACCTGCCGCCACCTGGAGGCCGATGAGGGGTTCCGGGTCACCTACCTGCCCGTGGAACGCAATGGCCTGGTCAACCTGCAAACCCTCGCCGATGCCATCACCAAAGAGACCATTCTCGTGTCGATCATGGCGGTCAACAACGAGGTCGGCGTCATCCAACCCCTCGAAAAAATTGGTGCCCTGTGCCGCTCCCGCAAGGTGTACTTCCATTGTGACGCCGCCCAGGGGGTGGGCAAGATTCCCCTGGATGTCGAAAAAATGCAGATCGATCTGCTGTCGGTCTCGGGACACAAAATCTATGGTCCCAAGGGGATTGGTGCCCTTTATGTGCGGCGACGGCCCCGGGTCCGCCTCAAGGCGATCATCCATGGTGGCGGTCACGAACGCGGCATGCGTTCCGGGACTCTCTCCACCCCGTTGATCGTCGGCCTGGGTGCGGCCTGTGCGATCAGCCGGCAGGAGATGCCGCAGGAAATCACCCGCCTTCAGGAGTTGCAAAAACGTCTCTACCAGGGCATCACCTCCCGTCTGACCCATGTGGAAATCAATGGTGACCTGGAGCAACGTGTGCCGGGCAACCTCAACATTTCCTTCGGCTACGTCGAAGGGGAGTCCATGATGATGGCGATCAAGGATGTTGCGGTTTCCTCCGGTTCCGCCTGTACGTCGGCATCCCTGGAACCCTCCTATGTCCTGCGGGCCATGGGGGTGGGAGAAGAGATGGCCCACACCTCGATCCGGTTTGGCCTTGGACGGCAAACCACCGCCGAAGAAGTGGATTTCGTGATCGACAAGGTGGTGACAGCCGTGGAAAAATTGCGCTCCATGTCCCCCTTGTGGGACATGGTGCAGGAGGGAATCGATCCCGGCACGGTTCAATGGAGTGGACATTGA